From the genome of Candidatus Acetothermia bacterium:
CAGCTCGTTCCCCCGGGACTCCGTCCTCCCTGTGCTCGTGGGCATCTACCTCCCCCAGCTTCTCCATGTCCTCCTCGACCGGGGCGTGACCCGCCTCCGGCGCGGGCGGTGACCCCGCGCAGGCGGTTGTACCTCTCGGGGGCGGGTGGTATAAAGGGGATAGGTTCCAGGAGGATACAATGGGGATTTCAATCGGTGAGATCACGCGGGGGATGACGATCCTTTACCAGGGCGAGCTCTACGAGGTGATGGAGTTCGAGCATGTGAAGCGGGGCCGGGGCAGCGCGTTCGTCCGGGCCAAGCTCAGGGGGATGCGCACCGGACGGGTGGTTACGGAGATCCTGCGGGACTCGGACAACATCGAGATCGCGTTCTTGGAAGTCCGGCCCCTCCAATACCTATATCAGGCCGGAGGGAAGTACACGTTCATGGACAAGGGGTCGTTCGAGGAATACGAGGTCCCCGCGGAGGCGGTGGAGCCGATCCGTGGGTACATGGTGGAGGGCCTGGACTTCACCGGCCTTTTCTACCATGGGGAGATGGTCAAGGTGGAGCCGCCGAACTTCGTGGACCTGCGGGTGGTGGAGACACCGCCCGGGGTCAAGGGCGATACGGCCACCGGCGGGGAGAAGCCGGCCACGTTGGAGACGGGGCTGGTCGTCAAGGTGCCGTTGTTCGTGACGGTGGGCGAGGTGATCCGGGTGGACACCCGCACCGGGGCGTACGTGGAGCGGGTAGGGTAAGGGGGCGAGGATGGCGGAACAGAAGCTGGAGCTGAAGCAACCCCTGGGCCGGTTGGTGGTGCGCCAGGAGGTGTTGACGGCCATCGCCGCTCGGGCAGTGGAGCGGGTCGAGGGGGTGCGGCCCCTGCGGGGCGGGGGCGGGATCATCGGGATCTTCGCCGGCCCCGAAGAAGGAGTGCAGGCCTCGATCCACGGCGATACCGTTGACGTGGAGCTGCGCATCGCCGTTGTCCTCGGCTACCCGGTGCACGAGGTAGCCCAGGGGGTTCAACAGGCGGTGCGCGAGGACCTGGAAGGGTTTATCGGGGCGTCGGTCGGTCGGGTGGATGTGTATGTCCGGCAGGTGGTCCCACCTGAGGAGATCCTGATGCTGGAGGAGGGCGGAGAGGATGCCTAAGGAAGCGGAGTACGTCGAGGGCGGTCCCGAGGAAGGCAAGATCAGCATCTCCAAGGACGTCATCGCCACCATCGCTGGGGTCATCGCCACCGAGGTGGAGGGGATTGCCCCGCCCAAAGGGGGAGTCCTGCCCAAGGGGGAGGCGGTGCGCAAGCTGGTGGAGACGGAGCTCACGGAAGGCCGGGTGAAGATCGGCCTCAAGGTGGGCGTGGTGTACGGGTACGTGGTGCACGAGGTGGCCCAGCAGCTCCAGGAGAAGGTCAAGGCCGAGGTGGAGAAGATGACCGCGCTGCCGGTGGACATGGTGGACGTGGAGGTGGTGCGGGTGGTGTTCCCGGAGGGGGGGAAGCCGGGGGAGAGGAGGGGATGACGTGGGCGGCTTTTTGCTGGGGTTGGAGGGGGTGATCCTCCTTCTCGTCGCGGTGGCGGCGGCCGTGGGTGCGGCGTGGGGGACGCCGGAGGTGTGGATCAGCGGGGGGAGGGCCTTGAACCCGGTGCTGGTGCGGGCGGTGCTGGGGATCCTCGCCGCCGCGTTCTTGGCCGGGGCCGCGGTGATCGCGGCGCTCGCCCTCCGGCGCCGGGCGGCCCGGCGGGCGCTGCGGCGGTCGGGGCCGAAGGGGGAGATCTTCATCTGCCCGGATACCGTGCGGCAATTGGCGGCTGGGCTCCTCGCCGGGGAGCTCGGGCTCACCGGGTTCCGGGTGGCCCTGCGCCCGGTGGGCGAAGGGGTGGCCCTGCGGGTGGTCCTCAAGCTCCCGGCCGAGGAGGAGATCCCGCCCCTGGCGGAGCGCCTCCAGAACTTGCTCGCCCAGGAAGTAGCGGCCAAGACGGGGCTTGAGGTGCACGAGGTCCGCCTCGTCGTCCGGGGCGCCTCCCGAAAGAATCTGTAGCGGCCGTGCGCCGGCGGGCCCGGGAAGCCGTCCTCCGAAGCCTCTACCGGCGGGAGTTCCTGCCCTTGTCCCCTGAGGAGCTCCTCGCCGACGAGGACCTGGGGAGAGAAACCGCGTTTGCCCGGTCCCTCCTCGCCGGCATCCTCGCCCATCAGGAGGAGATCGACCGCGTCATCGATGCCCGCGCCATGGGCTGGAGGCTGGACCGGTTGCCCCTTGTGGATCGCAACATCCTGCGCCTTGGCCTCTACGAGCTCCTCTTCACCGATACCCCCCCGGAGGTGGTGATGGACGAGGCGGTGGAACTGGCCAAGGCGTACGGGACCGAGCGGGCGCCGGCGGTGGTCAACGGGATCCTGGACCGGGAGCGGAAGGAACGACGCGGTGACGGGCGAACGTTGGGCTGACCTCCACCTCCACACCCGCTGGTCGGATGGGACCCTGGACGTCCCGGGCATGGTCCGGCGGGCCAAAGCGGCCGGGCTCTCCTGCATCGCCATCACCGACCACGACACGATTGGCCCCGACCTCATCGCCCCTTGTGTGGAGGTGGACGGGGTGGAGGTGATCTGCGGGGTCGAGGTCAAGGCCGAGGTGCTGGGGGAGCGGGGGGAGATCCTCGGGTACTTCCTGACCCCTGGGCAGCCGGCGCTTCAGGAGCTGTTCGCGTGGATGGCGGCGGCGCGGGGGCGGCGGATGGAGGAGATGGTACGGCGGTGTCGGGAGGTGCTGGGGGTGGGGATCGACCTCGAGGAGGTGGCCGGGGAGGCCGCGGGATCGGTGGGCCGGCCGCACCTCGCGGCGGTGCTCGTCCGGCGGGGAGTGGCGGCCACCTATGAGGACGCGTTCCAACGGTACCTGTCCGAAGGGTGCCCCTGCTATGTCCCCCTCCCCCGCCCCTCCAGCCGCCAGGTGATCGCCGCCATCCGTAGCGCCGGCGGGGTGGCCGCCCTCGCCCACCCCGGGTTCCTGCCGTTCACCGATTGGGAGCCCGTCTTGGCCGCGCTCTCCGCCCAGGGGATGGCGGCGGTGGAGACCTATTACCCCTACGATCAGTCCCAGCGGGCGGTGCACGTGGATGCGGCCGAGATCGAGGCCTTGGCCGCGAAGCTTGCGCTCATCCCCACCGGGGGCTCCGACGACCACGGGCCGGGGTCGGTGAAGGAAAGCGTGGGCCGGGTGCGGGTGCCCTACGCGGTGGTGGACAGGCTCCGCGCCGCGTCCTCGGTGACGTAGCGCAGCACGGCCAGGGCCACCTCCAGTTGGTCGTCGGCCGGCTCCCGGGTGGTCAGCCGCTGCAGAAGGAGCCCGGGCCAGAGGAGCGGGCGCAGCCACCACGCGTGGGGATAGCGCCCGCCCAGTTGCAAAAGCTCATATGCCACCGCCGCCACCACCGGGAGGAGGAGGAGCCGTCCGGCGAGCCGGACCCACCAGCTGTCGGTGACCACCACGGAGAACACGAGGATCGCCACCACCACGAACAGGAGGAGAAAGCTCGTGCCGCAGCGGGCGTGGAGGGGGCTCTTGCCCCGGGCTGCGGCCAGGGACAGGCCGTGGCCATCCTCGTAGGCGTGGACCACCTTGTGCTCCGCCCCATGGTACTGGAACACGCGGCGGATGTCGCGCAGGAACGAGATCGCGTACAGGTAGAGGAAGAACAGGGCCACCCGGATCCCCCCCTCCACCAGGTTGAACAGCACCGGGTGACCCACGCGGGTCAGCCCGGCCAGGTACAGGGGCAGGACGATGAACCCGCCCACGAGGAGCACCAGCGCAAGGATGATGGTCACGGCGAACCCCCACCGTGACCCTGGGGCCTCCTCCGGATAGGCGAGCTCGGCGGACCGCTGCAGGGCGCGCAGGCCCAGGGCGAGCATCTGGTAGAGCTTGATCGGCCCGCGCAGGAATGGGATCCGCTCGACGCGCGGAAATGGGGCCACCGCCGGCACGGGCTCGACCACGATCTCCCCCGTTGGGGTGCGCACGGCCACCGCCACGCGGTGGCCGTGCTGGAGCATCACCCCCTCGATGACCGCCTGGCCCCCGATCGGCATCTACGTGGACTTCGCCTGCCAGTCCTTGCCGTACTTGCGGGCGAACCGCTCCACACGCCCCTCCGCGTCCACCAGGCGCGACTCGCCGGTGAAGAACGGGTGGCAGCGGGAGCACACGTCCACGTGCAGGTCCTTCTTCGTGGACAGGGTCTCGAACTCGGCGCCACAGCTGCAGCGGATCACCGTGCGGTGGAGCTCGGGATGGATGTC
Proteins encoded in this window:
- a CDS encoding Asp23/Gls24 family envelope stress response protein, which encodes MAEQKLELKQPLGRLVVRQEVLTAIAARAVERVEGVRPLRGGGGIIGIFAGPEEGVQASIHGDTVDVELRIAVVLGYPVHEVAQGVQQAVREDLEGFIGASVGRVDVYVRQVVPPEEILMLEEGGEDA
- a CDS encoding DUF1385 domain-containing protein, producing MPIGGQAVIEGVMLQHGHRVAVAVRTPTGEIVVEPVPAVAPFPRVERIPFLRGPIKLYQMLALGLRALQRSAELAYPEEAPGSRWGFAVTIILALVLLVGGFIVLPLYLAGLTRVGHPVLFNLVEGGIRVALFFLYLYAISFLRDIRRVFQYHGAEHKVVHAYEDGHGLSLAAARGKSPLHARCGTSFLLLFVVVAILVFSVVVTDSWWVRLAGRLLLLPVVAAVAYELLQLGGRYPHAWWLRPLLWPGLLLQRLTTREPADDQLEVALAVLRYVTEDAARSLSTTA
- a CDS encoding alkaline shock response membrane anchor protein AmaP, which encodes MGGFLLGLEGVILLLVAVAAAVGAAWGTPEVWISGGRALNPVLVRAVLGILAAAFLAGAAVIAALALRRRAARRALRRSGPKGEIFICPDTVRQLAAGLLAGELGLTGFRVALRPVGEGVALRVVLKLPAEEEIPPLAERLQNLLAQEVAAKTGLEVHEVRLVVRGASRKNL
- the nusB gene encoding transcription antitermination factor NusB — its product is MRRRAREAVLRSLYRREFLPLSPEELLADEDLGRETAFARSLLAGILAHQEEIDRVIDARAMGWRLDRLPLVDRNILRLGLYELLFTDTPPEVVMDEAVELAKAYGTERAPAVVNGILDRERKERRGDGRTLG
- a CDS encoding Asp23/Gls24 family envelope stress response protein, yielding MPKEAEYVEGGPEEGKISISKDVIATIAGVIATEVEGIAPPKGGVLPKGEAVRKLVETELTEGRVKIGLKVGVVYGYVVHEVAQQLQEKVKAEVEKMTALPVDMVDVEVVRVVFPEGGKPGERRG
- the efp gene encoding elongation factor P, giving the protein MGISIGEITRGMTILYQGELYEVMEFEHVKRGRGSAFVRAKLRGMRTGRVVTEILRDSDNIEIAFLEVRPLQYLYQAGGKYTFMDKGSFEEYEVPAEAVEPIRGYMVEGLDFTGLFYHGEMVKVEPPNFVDLRVVETPPGVKGDTATGGEKPATLETGLVVKVPLFVTVGEVIRVDTRTGAYVERVG
- the rpmE gene encoding 50S ribosomal protein L31, with the translated sequence MKKDIHPELHRTVIRCSCGAEFETLSTKKDLHVDVCSRCHPFFTGESRLVDAEGRVERFARKYGKDWQAKST
- a CDS encoding PHP domain-containing protein, which translates into the protein MTGERWADLHLHTRWSDGTLDVPGMVRRAKAAGLSCIAITDHDTIGPDLIAPCVEVDGVEVICGVEVKAEVLGERGEILGYFLTPGQPALQELFAWMAAARGRRMEEMVRRCREVLGVGIDLEEVAGEAAGSVGRPHLAAVLVRRGVAATYEDAFQRYLSEGCPCYVPLPRPSSRQVIAAIRSAGGVAALAHPGFLPFTDWEPVLAALSAQGMAAVETYYPYDQSQRAVHVDAAEIEALAAKLALIPTGGSDDHGPGSVKESVGRVRVPYAVVDRLRAASSVT